One region of Nothobranchius furzeri strain GRZ-AD chromosome 16, NfurGRZ-RIMD1, whole genome shotgun sequence genomic DNA includes:
- the LOC107387467 gene encoding uncharacterized protein — protein sequence MVHSCCVNGCRARSHNYKRQKLDNSIRFFKFPSWKRSFGNKIGELTKRRRMAWVAAVGRKDITFKTAPSHMRVCSLHFHKGQPAYEMMETDPDWAPSLHMGHNSVRPTDTSRAARRMARLQLRQETSGWPSKAKDVKSEDWASTLNLCYLKCNEGPQTEACKQPCTEEVADFNDVLSDGGSPIPYVEFVEDECQTDLTMVDLTRLEDAVKDYTSDICGLREKLQNTKFTQETFQDNEKTKFYTGLPNFLVLMQIFQLCEQFITVSSISALSKFEQFIMVLMHLRLNLQFQDLAYRFNVSTSTVSRIWLKMIPVLHERLEFLIEWPEREVTLSTMPMSFRKAFGSKAAVILDCFEVFIERPYNFLAREQTWSKYNRHNTIKFLTGISPQGYVTYISSAWGGRTSDKQITEECGILNKLLPGDIVLADRGFTAEDCVEFFCASLKTPAFTEGKKQLSAYEVEQTRKLAGIRFHVERVIGLVRRKYQILQSRTMPIGHVAVKSTDSLALVDKIAVICCALFNLSESVVPLESC from the exons ATGGTACACTCGTGTTGTGTGAATGGCTGCCGTGCCAGGTCACACAATTACAAGAGACAAAAACTTGATAATAGCATTAGATTTTTTAAGTTTCCTTCTTGGAAAAGAAGTTTTGGAAATAAAATAGGAGAACTAACAAAGAGACGTCGAATGGCGTGGGTCGCAGCTGTCGGAAGGAAGGACATAACTTTCAAAACCGCACCTTCCCACATGCGTGTTTGCTCGCTGCATTTTCACAAAG GTCAACCAGCATATGAAATGATGGAGACCGACCCTGACTGGGCACCATCCCTTCATATGGGGCACAATTCGGTGAGGCCAACAGACACTTCACGGGCAGCACGGCGAATGGCACGATTGCAGCTGCGGCAAGAGACGTCAG GTTGGCCTAGTAAAGCAAAAGATGTTAAGTCTGAAGACTGGGCCTCTACTCTTAACCTGTGTTACCTAAAGTGTAACGAGGGGCCACAAACGGAAGCATGTAAGCAGCCATGCACTGAGGAGGTAGCTGACTTCAATGATGTTCTCAGTGATGGAGGCTCACCGATCCCTTATGTTGAATTTGTCGAAG ATGAGTGCCAGACGGATCTGACCATGGTCGACCTCACTAGGCTGGAGGATGCAGTGAAAGACTACACGTCTGATATCTGTGGCCTTAGGGAAAAACTTCAGAACACTAAATTCACTCAAGAAACCTTCCAGGATAACGAGAAAACAAAGTTCTACACTGGATTGCCCAATTTTCTAGTTTTGATGCAAATTTTTCAGCTCTGTGAACAGTTCATCACTGTGTCATCGATATCTGCTCTCTCCAAGTTTGAGCAGTTCATTATGGTACTGATGCATCTCAGATTAAATCTACAATTCCAAGACCTTGCTTACCGATTTAATGTGTCAACATCTACTGTGTCTCGAATTTGGCTGAAGATGATTCCTGTTCTCCATGAAAGACTAGAATTCCTCATAGAGTGGCCTGAGCGAGAAGTAACGCTGTCAACCATGCCCATGTCATTCAGAAAAGCCTTTGGTTCCAAAGCTGCAGTGATATTGGACTGTTTTGAAGTATTTATTGAGAGGCCTTACAACTTTTTGGCAAGAGAACAAACTTGGTCCAAATATAATCGCCACAACACAATAAAATTTCTTACTGGTATTTCTCCTCAGGGTTATGTTACTTATATTTCAAGTGCGTGGGGAGGGAGGACCAGTGACAAACAAATAACAGAGGAGTGTGGTATCTTAAACAAACTGCTACCTGGAGATATTGTACTTGCAGATCGGGGGTTCACTGCTGAAGACTGTGTAGAATTTTTCTGTGCTTCTTTAAAGACGCCTGCTTTCACAGAAGGGAAAAAGCAACTGTCTGCTTATGAGGTTGAACAAACAAGGAAGCTGGCAGGTATTCGTTTTCATGTAGAAAGAGTAATAGGTTTAGTTAGGAGAAAGTACCAGATTTTGCAGAGTAGGACCATGCCTATCGGGCACGTGGCTGTCAAATCAACTGACTCACTTGCATTGGTTGACAAAATTGCAGTAATTTGCTGCGCTCTGTTTAACCTTTCCGAGTCTGTTGTCCCTCTGGAGTCATGTTAA